In the genome of Nomascus leucogenys isolate Asia chromosome 12, Asia_NLE_v1, whole genome shotgun sequence, the window TATTGTAGAATCCACCAATAGAGAAAGCAGGGGAGGAACAGTGTATGAGTGAGCTAAGAAGAAATGTCACAGAATAccagaaatggaaggaaatgaaatgTGATCTCATCTGGTGTAATGTCTTTGTTCTACTTACAAGGAAAATGAATTCCAGAAAAGGGTAGAGATTTGCCCAACGTCACACAGTAAGACTACGTGATGCCTGGGCTTCTAGTGCCTTTCACAGTCCACAAAGGACTGTGGCCTTGCTGGGTGTTGGACATGTAAGAGTGAGTGAAGAATCCATACTTGAGCATTGCCTCTGTTGAGAAGAGGGCTTCCAGAGGGGACCAGTGCTGTCTGTTACTCAGTACTGCTACTGCTGGGGAATGCCCTCGGCCAAGGGTAGGATGGTTTGGAAGGACATACTAAGAGAAGCAAGGTTCTTTGGGCATCGTTTTGGCCCCTATGGCTGCAGTCTGTGGTCCTGGTCATAGTTATCCTTAATATGTATTTCATGGCTCTTTGTCTTCAACCCTACACCAGTTCACTGAACTATCTCAGGCTGCTCAGGACCTGTGGAACTCAGCCATGCAAGGGAAACCATGCAAGAGAGTGCAAGACTCTGGGGGGCTGCTCTTGAGCCCCTCCTGCAGAGCTGCCTTCTGTGGCCATTTCTATGTGGCCAGGTGGTTCCCTGCCACTCTTGCTCTGTGCTGACTTCAGACCTCCTTAATGAAACTTGAAATTTGCTGAAGCTATATCCTGGGGAATGTAACACAAGCCTCTTCCCATCCCTGGGATCTCACTAACCTCTCTGGCTTCTCTCCTGAAGAGGAGATGCAGACACAACATTCACCACAGGTCCTTCAATTTCTCTTTTCCAGGTAGATCTCCCTTCCAGCTGTAGAAGGACATTCTAGTTATTCTTACTATCTTGGGGGAACCTCCCTTATGACATATCCTAAATGTTCTTTGCACTGCCATACTTAAGAGAAATAGAGGAGacttagaaattaattttctctctcagTGAAACGTTGTAGTGAATATTAAACTCTTATTTCTTCCACAGTGAGTTCTTTGTCTTGATACCTGCCCTTCACCTGAAGCAATTCATGGCTTTGATTTAGTGAGTGGAGAGACATAGAGCAACATCATTTATGGACACTAAAAAACTTCATCtggcttatcttttcaaaacTATTACATAATGATGATGGGTTTTAATAGCTTCAGGTTTTAACTAGCTACTGTTTATTGAACGATTCCTATACACTAGGCTCTGTGCTAATCACTGTACGTGAATTATCTTAATTAATCTTCCCAACAACTGTGTGAAGAAGGCTTATATTGTTGATCCCACTGTACAGACAAGAAAAGCAAAGCTAAAAGAGATTAAATCATGTTCCTAAAGTCATGCATGTAATAAGTAAGGGAGTAGAACAAGTATTAGAGTAGCCCAGGCAAGATGCTAGAAGCTGAAACCTCTTGACACTGCGTGTGTAGAGATGATGGGCTCTAGCACCATGTGAGGTGGGGTCAAGGTTCTAAGGCCACCATGGAAACACTGGCTTCTCTCCCAGTTTCCACCGCACTCCCCATCTGGATAACCTCAGCAGGTTACTCGCCCCTATGATGAGGTTCCCTTCTCTGTACAATGGAAATGGTTATCCACACCTATCTCTTAGGGAGGCTCTGGCAACTAAACAAAATAATCTCAGAGAAAGTGCTTGACCCATGTAGGATTTACAGCAGTAACTTGAGTATCATTACTAAGATGACTAAGACTTGGAGTCAGACTGTCTGTCTAGGGTCAAATCTTGcctttatcatttatttgctGTAGGATGCTGGGACATGATGACTTCTTtctgcctttgtttcttcatctggaacatgggaataatgacaataatgacagGGTTATTATGAAGATGATTAGAATATATGTAAATGGCCTGGACCTGCATCaggtacatagtaaatgctcaataaatgtgtggagccaggccgggtgccgtggctcacgcctgtaatcccagaactttgagacaccaaggcgggtagatcacttgagcccagaagttccagatcagcctgggcaatgtggcaaaactccgtctctactaaaaaaaaagtacaaaaaactagcctggtacggtggtgcttgcctgtagtcccagctatttgggaggctgaggtgggaggatcacctgagcccgggaagtcgaggctgcagtgagccgagatggcgcccctgccctccagcctgggcgatgggagTGGGGTAGCTCAAGGCAGAGCCATAGCGCAGCACAGCAGCCATTAGTTGCATATCTAGGAGCTAAAATGTCTCCACCAGGGGGCTCATGGCCATAGCCGCAACTtgcagagggaggggcagaggggaggggaagagatgaagtgaggaaggaggagggggagaaaaagaatgagaggCAGGGAACAGACAGTCACAGGCAAGGAGGGACACACATaggcacagagagaaaagagacagagtACAAAGACAGGGAGAGAATGGAGAGATATACAGAAAGTCAAAGACAGAGATGCACAAACAGAGAAAATTGAACACAGAGAGATGGTCAGACAGAGAGCAGCACTCAGAGAAACacaaacagagacagagaaaggggagaaagagaagagagagagtcgTGACTGTCTGGGCTCCGGCATGGTCCTCCAAGTCCTCTGCATGTGTCCCTAGGCCCTCTGCTTTCATGGCTTGGATCCAGGGGAAACAAAGACCATGGTGGTAGAGGGTCTGTCCTAACATGTTTGCTCACGGAATGCCAAGGACAGTTGCTTCAGAGTGCACAAGACCAAACCAGGAGCACCAGGTGTGATGCCAGGGGTCTTTGTCCTCGGGCCAAAGGTCAGAGATTCGGGTTCCTCTTTGCCACCTCTGTCAGAACAGTCTCACCAGTATTACATTGGAAGGCAGCTGTCCCTTTCTGAAATTCAAGCCCATGTCATTATCTGCCCTCTGGTAATCAATGGCCAGCCTTCTCTTAAGAAGATCAATTTTTACTTGAAGTGCAAGGATTTCTTTTCCTCCTGACAAAATAATCAAGGCAGCCCAGTTAATTATTTCTGTTGCTAAGTtttgaatttctcatttttataaaggTTGGGAGGGTTGGTGGCAGTAGCATGGATTTTTAAATCATAGAGAACTGGATCTGCAAAGCAGCTTTTCCATCTcactgtgtgaccatgggcagaTGACCACCCTGAACCTGTTTTCTCACCTCCTCAAGCAATTATGATAAAAATGCAATATGGATAAAACACTTAACATGGTGCCTGCCATCAAGAAAGCACCTTGCAGGGTGAGGggcagaaaggggaggggagagagatagaaaagtgaggaaggaggagggagagaaaaaagaatgagagcagaAAACAGTCACAGACAAGGAGggacacacagaaacacagagacaaaAGAGACCGAGATGTAGACAGAGTGCAAAGACAGGGAGAGAACAAAGAGATGATAGAAAGTCAAGCACCTTATCTACAAAAGCTGGTGACAGTGGTACTAGTAGTAACAGCAATGGCATAAAGgctgcattttatttatcataCAATTATATTCATATTTCTGAATGTAGTAGAAGATGAagcatttaaatatatgaatatctTTGCTGTTTGTTTGTAGTATATTTGACATACTCACTGAAACCTTTCCTGCCTTGCCTTGGCTAGGTTTgtcattattcattattcatgGGTACAAGGAATAGCACATACAAAGGATCTAAAGCTACACTGAGCATTCACATTCCAAGACGGAGCTGGGACTGTGGCATAGAAGGATGTGGCTGGATAGGGGCTTACAACCAGGTTATAAAATCTCTTACATGCTAGATGAGAAGAGAGCTCATCTGAAAGCAATCGGGAGCCCTGGGAGATGTATAGTCAGGGgctgaaataaaacagaagagtGGGGCAAACAAGCGACAGTAGTATCATTTGAATGAGGACAGAGAAAATGCTGGTATGACAGCTGCAGTCTGTGGACCTCCCTTATGGAAGGAAATACTTTTGCACCCACCATGGTGTCAGAAGATAGCCACATAGTCACAAAGCCTACACTTGCTAGCTTGACATCCCCTTGATCACCTGGTGCCTTTGTACATCCAGCCATCTCCCCCTCTTTATAAACCTTCAGATTCAGTGACATGGCACATTCACCAATGGACTAGCAGGAAAAGCATGTGCCTCCCTGAATCATGGATTCCTTTGCTTCTAGGCCCTGGCTCTTTCCTATTTCTGCCATGGTTGCCTGACAGACACCCTGTACTTAAGGCAGACTTAAGTGCTTGCTGTTTCTATGCATACCCTCACATTCCTGCCTCCTTTGCCTAAAATGTTCCCTCCCCTAGTACTGACACATAGCCCACCTATGCTCAAGTTCCAGTCAAGTTGCCATGTAACCTCTCCCTTGTCTCCCAGGCCAAAGTGACTTCTCCCTCCTTGGAATGCCCCAAACTACCAATTTGTGTCCCTCATCCACTCTTGTGATGCCTTAAATTATAGTTGTTTGACCTTCACTGCTAACACAAGATTCTGCCAGCTGCTGAGAATCTATTCCAATTATGAGTGTCTATCTAGTccaattatgtatgtatgtatattccaATTATGCATTCCAGAACTGGGGAGATAACCACAGCATGGGTTCAGGGGACTCACTGGACCCACTGTGAGGCACATCAGGCTAAAACTCCATTGATCACCTGACTTCCATAACCCCTACTCTGACTGGTGGACCGCAGTGACATTTTCTTGGAATTAGTGTCTGCTTAAAGGCAGTGTCCAGTAATCGCAGAAACACAGTCACATTGGTAAAAGGTCATAGGTCCCTTTGGGAAAAGCCAGAAGAAGGGTAAGGTGTATACATTTTTGGCAGTGTAGCAGGAATCTTCATGAAGAGACTctcttcattcaaggggttcctGATTGCAAACTGTATCAAGTCTGGGAATTGATTGTTTTTGCTATCATAACATGCAATTGCCTTTTGTTTATGTGCAGATATCATCATGAGACCCAGCTGTGCTCCTGGATGGTTTTACCACAAGTCCAATTGCTATGGTtacttcaggaagctgaggaactGGTCTGATGCTGAGGTAAGAAATTTGCAGCCTGCTTGGCCTGGCCTTTCTAGAGCAAAGGACCAGCCATAGCCCCAGATCTCATTTGATTCAGGATCAAGTGTCCTTCCTGGGCACTATGAAGAGAAGCCCCTTTGGCTGGtgagatggagagaagagagtTGTGTGTTCAGCTCATTCAATTCTGTAAGCATTGCTGAAGCAGGTGCTGTATGCCAGACTCCAGATGGGCTACAAGCACATATAGATACATAGAAAATAGCCCCTACCCTCAGCAAGCTCACTGTCTGTAAAGGAGACAGAAATACATCAATCAAAGCAGGAAGAGAAGATGAGGAATTCACAGAAAGGATAATGGAGTTCCTGTACGAGATTTACCAGAAAGAGTGGTGTGTAGACACGCCTGGAGCAGACATCTTGGAGCCACTGACAGAAGGTGAAGCAGTCCAAGAAAATGTGGACACTTTTCTGCTGCTCTACACAGTCCACAAACgtgtccattttatttcattgaagcTTCGTCTGAGAGATAACCAAATAGACAGTCAAAGTAAGTTATCTCAGCCACATCTGGGGAGTGGATGCTGCTGAATTGTGATTAATTGGGGGAGCCATATAGGTACATTTGACATGATCTGGGCCCATAAGGTCTTAGAATCCCTGTATAAAGCTAgacaatgaaaaacagaaaaccaaacaaacaaacaaaaaaaaaaaaaacaagaatgaagcACCTACCACATGCCAGCTACTGAGGCTATGAACGTATTCTCTGGCCTTAGAAAGCTCAGGATTAATGCAGGATTGCGACATTTAAACAGAACATTTCAATACAGCATGAGTATAAATGACTTTCCCAAGTTTACACTGAGAGTAACTGACATAGCAACCCCAGCAAAGTCTGAGCTGAGTCCTGAATAATTGTATGAAAAGGGGAGAGAAACAGAGTGAAGAAAGGGTTTCCCAGACTCTGCCCCCAGAAAGAAAATGAGCTCGTGGAGAGGAATAGACTTTCTCTGTGAAAACAAAGGGAACAAAGAGGAAGATGTCTGGGAACTGAGGAGTAATAGAGACCTGAGTTTACATCACTACTCTGCCACTCCCTAGGTATCTCCCTTTACCTGTTTCCCTACTGGAAAGTGGGATAATACTTTTTACCTCATGGACTTGTCAGGAGGATTCATTAAAACAACTCGCATAAAGCCTATGGCACATGGTAGATGCCAATTCAGGGTCTCAAGAAAGAACAGCCCACAGGATTGACACTGAACCTTAACAAAGTTAACAGGACCAGGGTGCAGAGAGGGTGCTAGGACGGCGAAGCCAAAGAGGACCCCTCAAACCCAACAAGAGCTGTGCGGCTCCCTGATTCCTTGCCAGTGTCGCTACTGCCCTTGGCTCTTGAGACCCCTGGAAGCTGATGGAGGCAACGTGAGAAGCACATGGACATCCGACCTTGAGCTTGAGAGGCAGAGGCCTGAGTTCTAGTTACAGCTCCAGCAGTACCAGTTGTGTGGACTGGAGGGAGGCTATCACGTACATACTCCAAGCCTCCAAGCCTGTTTCCCCTTCTGACACAGGATCTTTTGTGGCTGGTATacagtgggcactcaataaatgctgtcAGGTCATCTGGCTGGCATGCCTCATGGGCCTGAGAGTTAAATAGAATTACAGTGATAGAAACATGCTGGTATTGTAAATGGTTTGTAAGTGTGAGgactaaattattattaaatagtaaTCACATCTAATCTTGGGTAAATTAGTAAAAGCAAGAATGGGAGCAGTAAAAACCTAAGCAACCCaaactaaaattttattgaattaattcAATTTCTTGTCATGTAACACAACCctagaagagaataaaataaagtttatatacacacacccatatatataaacatttgcCTTGTTTAATTGAACAATAGATTTCTGGTTACAGAATAAGAATTTATCATGTCATGTGTTTCATACAATCCTTAAAACAGTGAGTGATTACCATTTATTTGCCCACAAGAAAAAGTCAGATTGCATGGCCTTGGATATGAAAGAAGACAGCACTTTtccaaaggaagaaggaaaagttaGGGATCGATTTGCAGACACACAGGAGTAAAACAGATTTGGGATTAGAGctgaaagttttaaaagttgCAACAAAGCAGATAGTTACATATCTGCCTCTAGTGCCCAGGAAACCCCCAAATCCAATCAGATTTGGCGGCATGGTTACTGTTGAGGAAAGACAAAGGGGTGGGCATATTCAACTCCAATCGGCAGGAATTCTACACCAGCACGGGGAGCAGTCTCCTCTCCTCTAGAGGATCACCTCACATGTTTAGGCAATTGATCCACGCCCATTCACTAGCAAGTCAAAATAAGTTACAGACCACTGTTTACAATTTACAGTGTGTTGTTCTTATGTAATATGGcgtaataataatttaaaataaacacaatatagGCTTAGGAATTAGGGAGAGCTGGGCTCTCTTCCTGTGTCCAGTTGCCCATTCCTGATCCTCTGTCTCCCCATCCATAAACTAAAGGTGGGCCCCACCTCCTTAGGCTGCTGTTAGGACTGAATGGTGAGGTGCCCAGTGTATTGGAGGTGTCCCGCAAACAGCACTGCCGTAATCTCTGTTCTCCGATGCACATTGTGTTCACATACTGACACCTCTAAAATCAGGTGTGTGCTACAAACACTCTGTGTCACAGTGTATCATAGATTCATTgacagtgattttattttctttcttcgtGGGACACAAAATAATGGCACATTTTACAATCGGCAGTTCCTTAGATCTGTTGAAATGCAGTACTATAATACAATAGGCCTCATGACAGGTCCTAGGTAGCagtaattattttacagatgaagaaactgagcgtcagagaggtgaagtgacttgtcaAGGTCACATACACCACTGAGAGGCAAGACCAGGACCCCGGGCACGTCCTCAGACCCTAAATCTCTTGCCCTGGCCTTGTACTGCCTCTTTTTCTGAGACCCAATGCTGCAGCAGTTGTGTTTTTTCCCAGGGTGGCAGGAAGCCTTCCGTGGGGTTTAGAGAACGATGTGTGGAGGAAGTGGGGGCTGCGTGAGTCCCTCCTTCTTGGCACGCTAGCGTTCTGAGGAGAGGGCTGTGCTTTAAACATGCAGGCATCATTAACAGGACCTCTCCTTGTACATAGCTCGAGTGTCAGTCTTACGGAAACGGAGCCCACCTGACATCTATCCTGAGTTTAAAGGAAGCCAGCACCATAGCAGAGTACATAGGTGGCTATCAGAGAAGCCAGCCCGTATGGATTGGCCTGCATGACCCACAGAAGGTAACCTCAGACTTGGCTACAAAGGACCTCTTGGGAAAGCCAGGCTGGCATCCTCTTTTGGGGGAATGGCCTCCAAGCCTATAACAAGGACACAACGGGTGGATCTTCTCCAGATGTGCCTCCCGCTGACGGAGACCAAAGCCTCAAGGTCAGGGGCCCAGTTCTGGCCCTCGGTGGAGGATATGATTTAAATGACTCCATTGTATAAATCTTTGTCTAATTAAGGCCCTCCTGAATGGCAGAACACAAAATTACCAGCTTTCTAGAGCCTTAAAaagtttgtctgtgtgtgtgtgtgtgtgtacacacaggcCTATTATGAGACAGATTAATCAAATCTCCATTGGATCTTGAGTTAAAGTTGAAAACTTTCAGCTAGCCTTTTTTTTAgatgctgtaattttttttatgttatcCTTGATGTTTTTCACTGTAACTTCCTGTTCTTTTCATCAATACCTCTTGTAAGAAATGACGTGAGCGGTCTTTGTAAGGAACAGCTGGTTGGTGAGGTCTAGGTGTGGGGTCTTCAGTTCACAGATTCTTGGCGGGGCTTCTTTAGTTGACTCAGACAAACACAGGGAACATAAAGCGGGAAGCCCCATACTTCCTGCTTTTTAATAAAACTGCCAAAGATACCACACATTCGTTCACCCTCTTTCATGAATATGTATGTGTTCATCCTTTAGTATTTGTCTATAAACATCTtatggctttttctctttttgaatatTATGTTACAGAAAAACAGATAATCCTTTACCATAgttgttacaaatattttatacaattatttcatttttaatgtcatttactTGACTATCAGAAATTTTACGTTTACGTATTCACATTGCTATCAATCAGAATCCTGTCATTCAGATGGAgtaaatatttatatctatttctgttttttgtggtAATATTGGTAATGTTTTCCTATTAGTGGTTGACATTCAGATGGAGTAAATATTTacatctatttctattttttgcgGTAATATTGGTAATGTTTTCCTATTAGTGGTTGAGTGgaatgactttctcttttcccttctttaaGCATTTCTGTAGTTTCCCAATGTTTGCAatgaaaatcatgttttaaagGGGACTGAGGGGACTTCCTTGGCTGTGGCAGGTGGGTTGCTGAGCTGTACACTTCTCCATCTCCTGTTGTTGCAGAGGCAGCAGTGGCAGTGGATTGATGGGGCCATGTATCTGTACAGATCCTGGTCTGGCAAGTCCATGGGTGGGAACAAGCACTGTGCTGAGATGAGCTCCAATAACAGTAAGTTCTAATGCACCACCCCTCACCACTTCCCAACGCGCAGACTCTTCCCTTT includes:
- the REG4 gene encoding regenerating islet-derived protein 4 isoform X1; translation: MASRSMRLLLLLSCLAKTGVLGDIIMRPSCAPGWFYHKSNCYGYFRKLRNWSDAELECQSYGNGAHLTSILSLKEASTIAEYIGGYQRSQPVWIGLHDPQKRQQWQWIDGAMYLYRSWSGKSMGGNKHCAEMSSNNSKLFNLEQQRMQQAPTLPVQVPTIEQES
- the REG4 gene encoding regenerating islet-derived protein 4 isoform X2, which gives rise to MASRSMRLLLLLSCLAKTGVLGDIIMRPSCAPGWFYHKSNCYGYFRKLRNWSDAELECQSYGNGAHLTSILSLKEASTIAEYIGGYQRSQPVWIGLHDPQKRQQWQWIDGAMYLYRSWSGKSMGGNKHCAEMSSNNNFLTWSSNECNKRQHFLCKYRP